A genomic window from Silene latifolia isolate original U9 population chromosome Y, ASM4854445v1, whole genome shotgun sequence includes:
- the LOC141628147 gene encoding uncharacterized protein LOC141628147 produces MGARHLSYAGRLVLVKAVFSTLHDYWARIFILPQIIITKIEAVCRDFLWHGKESKTSPAMVAWEQICRPKKYGGLGLKKLHLWNLASIAKYVWWIESKADHLWVKWVHAIYIKAGEWHSYKPTLNSSWSWRKLCQVKERFLPLLQSGDGLQGGYTVSQGYSWLQPAVEQVDWALWIVNNWLVPKHGFISWLAGQHRLLTQDRILRMKIIQTNTCHLCGQGHEEHSHLFFRCVYSSTCKNLVSDWCKEKLPEQDWCEWWIKSRYRNITKKKIMGLILAALIYHI; encoded by the coding sequence ATGGGGGCTAGACACTTATCTTATGCAGGGAGGCTTGTATTGGTCAAAGCTGTGTTTAGCACTCTCCATGATTATTGGGCAAGGATATTCATACTGCCTCAAATAATTATAACAAAGATAGAAGCTGTGTGTAGGGACTTTTTGTGGCATGGCAAGGAGTCTAAAACTAGTCCTGCAATGGTGGCTTGGGAACAGATTTGCAGACCCAAGAAATATGGAGGACTGGGTTTGAAAAAGTTGCATCTGTGGAATTTGGCGTCTATTGCAAAATATGTATGGTGGATTGAGAGTAAGGCTGACCATCTTTGGGTCAAATGGGTACATGCCATTTACATCAAAGCTGGGGAGTGGCATTCTTATAAGCCTACTCTTAATTCAAGTTGGTCATGGAGAAAGTTGTGTCAAGTGAAGGAGAGATTTTTGCCTTTGCTTCAGTCTGGGGATGGTTTACAGGGAGGATATACTGTTAGTCAGGGCTATAGCTGGTTACAGCCTGCGGTTGAGCAGGTGGATTGGGCTCTATGGATTGTGAATAACTGGCTTGTACCTAAGCATGGGTTCATAAGCTGGTTGGCTGGGCAGCATCGTTTGCTGACACAAGATAGGATTCTTAGGATGAAGATAATTCAAACTAATACTTGCCATTTGTGTGGGCAAGGACATGAAGAGCATTCCCATCTGTTTTTCAGGTGTGTTTATAGCAGCACATGTAAGAATCTGGTTTCTGATTGGTGCAAGGAGAAGTTGCCTGAGCAAGATTGGTGTGAATGGTGGATAAAGAGCAGGTATAGAAACATCACTAAAAAGAAGATTATGGGACTGATTCTTGCTGCATTAATCTACCATATTTAG